One genomic region from Thalassotalea sp. PS06 encodes:
- the radC gene encoding RadC family protein, with amino-acid sequence MIKQLPDAERPREKLLMRGTDILTDSELLALIFQTGSRHTDVMTLSQNLIKRFGCLQALFAADKQQFCQTSGAGPAKYAQLQACLTLIQRLLQEPLTQRQALQSSTQTKHFLISALKLEPHEVFAVLFLDNQHRIIRFEKMFYGTIDAATVYPRVIVEHALNLGSCAVILSHNHPSGIVKPSLADKQITQRLIKALGLIDIRVLDHIIVAGHLTYSFAECGDL; translated from the coding sequence ATGATTAAACAGCTTCCGGATGCCGAACGGCCACGTGAAAAACTGCTGATGAGAGGCACGGACATCCTTACTGACAGTGAGTTATTGGCGCTAATCTTTCAAACTGGCAGTCGTCACACCGATGTAATGACACTTTCGCAAAACCTAATTAAGCGCTTTGGTTGCTTACAGGCACTATTTGCTGCCGACAAGCAGCAATTTTGCCAAACGTCTGGAGCGGGACCCGCAAAATATGCACAATTACAAGCCTGCCTGACATTGATACAGCGATTGCTTCAAGAACCATTAACTCAGCGACAGGCGCTGCAAAGCTCCACTCAAACCAAACATTTTTTAATTAGCGCTTTAAAACTCGAACCCCATGAGGTGTTCGCGGTTCTGTTTCTTGATAACCAGCATCGAATCATTCGCTTTGAGAAAATGTTTTACGGCACCATAGATGCAGCAACGGTTTATCCCCGGGTTATTGTTGAACATGCCCTTAACCTCGGAAGTTGCGCTGTAATATTAAGCCATAACCACCCTTCCGGAATCGTAAAACCCAGCCTTGCGGATAAACAAATCACCCAACGATTGATTAAAGCTCTGGGGTTAATCGACATCAGAGTTCTGGATCATATTATTGTAGCCGGACATTTAACCTATTCATTTGCAGAATGTGGCGATCTCTAG
- the rpmB gene encoding 50S ribosomal protein L28, which translates to MSKVCQVTGKKPMVGNNRSHAMNATRRRFLPNLQTHRFWVESENRFVKLRVTPKGMRIIDKNGIDSVLADIRARGEKI; encoded by the coding sequence ATGTCTAAAGTTTGCCAAGTAACCGGCAAAAAACCGATGGTAGGTAACAACCGCTCTCACGCGATGAATGCTACTCGTCGTCGTTTTTTACCAAACCTACAAACTCACCGTTTCTGGGTTGAAAGCGAAAACCGCTTTGTTAAATTACGCGTAACACCTAAAGGTATGCGTATTATCGATAAAAATGGTATCGATTCTGTATTAGCAGACATCCGTGCCCGTGGCGAAAAAATCTAA
- the rpmG gene encoding 50S ribosomal protein L33 → MRDKIRLVSSAGTGHFYTTDKNKKTMPEKMEIKKFDPKARKHVIYKEAKIK, encoded by the coding sequence ATGCGTGATAAAATCCGTTTAGTTTCATCTGCAGGTACTGGTCATTTTTATACAACTGACAAGAATAAAAAGACCATGCCAGAGAAGATGGAAATCAAAAAGTTTGATCCTAAAGCTCGCAAGCATGTGATCTACAAAGAAGCTAAAATCAAGTAA
- the mutM gene encoding bifunctional DNA-formamidopyrimidine glycosylase/DNA-(apurinic or apyrimidinic site) lyase, protein MPELPEVEVCRQGIKPHVLNQNVSKVIVRNRQMRWPVSDDIEDIEGEKIVAVERRAKYLLLKTAKGTLLLHLGMSGTIRVIDATLPLKKHDHFDLVLDSGKALRLNDPRRFGAILWLTETVAEHPLLSELGPEPLTDDFPQGHLFEKSRNKSVPVKTFIMNNHVVVGVGNIYANESLFQAGIRPTTPAGKISRKRYDALTLIIKDVLAKAIKQGGTTLKDFTQSDGKPGYFAQELQVYGRGGEDCVVCGSTLKEIKQGGRATVYCPKCQAR, encoded by the coding sequence ATGCCTGAATTACCTGAAGTCGAAGTTTGCCGTCAAGGCATTAAACCACACGTGTTAAATCAAAACGTTAGCAAAGTTATCGTGCGCAATAGACAAATGCGCTGGCCAGTATCCGACGATATCGAGGATATTGAAGGCGAAAAGATAGTCGCCGTCGAGCGTCGAGCTAAATACCTGTTACTGAAAACGGCGAAAGGGACTTTGTTACTGCACTTAGGTATGTCAGGTACCATTCGGGTAATCGATGCAACGTTGCCGCTGAAAAAACATGACCACTTTGATCTAGTGCTCGATTCCGGGAAAGCATTGCGCCTAAACGACCCAAGACGCTTTGGAGCGATATTGTGGCTCACAGAAACAGTGGCAGAGCATCCCTTGCTGTCTGAACTTGGTCCAGAACCTTTGACCGATGATTTTCCTCAGGGACACCTGTTTGAAAAATCACGCAATAAATCGGTGCCGGTAAAAACCTTTATCATGAATAACCACGTCGTTGTCGGGGTTGGTAATATTTATGCCAATGAATCCCTGTTCCAGGCAGGCATTCGACCGACAACACCTGCCGGAAAAATCAGCCGCAAACGATATGATGCATTAACGCTGATAATCAAAGATGTATTAGCGAAAGCCATTAAACAAGGTGGAACCACTCTAAAAGACTTTACTCAGTCTGATGGCAAGCCCGGATATTTTGCCCAGGAATTACAGGTTTATGGCCGCGGCGGCGAAGACTGTGTAGTCTGCGGCAGCACCTTAAAAGAGATTAAGCAAGGTGGCAGGGCGACGGTTTATTGCCCAAAATGCCAGGCGAGATAG
- the coaD gene encoding pantetheine-phosphate adenylyltransferase — translation MKNKAIYPGTFDPVTNGHLDLIERAADLFEHVVVGVAASPSKKPRFELQQRVAMIEKITEHLDNVTVEGFSGLLVDFAKKVDAKVLIRGLRAVSDFEYEFQLANMNRRLLPDLESVFLTPAEENSFISSTLVKEVSLHGGDVSGFVHPHVKEALDKTLFNKAGKV, via the coding sequence ATGAAAAATAAAGCAATTTATCCGGGTACCTTTGATCCGGTAACCAATGGTCACTTGGACTTAATCGAACGAGCGGCTGATTTGTTTGAACATGTTGTGGTGGGCGTTGCGGCATCACCGAGTAAGAAGCCTAGATTCGAATTACAACAACGTGTCGCCATGATCGAAAAGATTACCGAGCACCTGGATAACGTCACTGTCGAAGGGTTTAGCGGATTGTTAGTCGATTTTGCAAAAAAGGTCGATGCTAAAGTCTTGATTCGAGGCTTACGCGCGGTATCTGATTTTGAGTACGAGTTCCAGCTGGCCAATATGAATCGCCGTTTGTTACCAGACTTGGAAAGTGTGTTTTTGACACCGGCAGAAGAAAACTCCTTTATCTCTTCAACATTAGTCAAAGAAGTTTCATTACATGGTGGTGATGTTAGTGGCTTTGTACATCCGCATGTTAAAGAAGCGCTCGATAAAACCCTGTTTAACAAAGCTGGCAAGGTTTAA
- a CDS encoding TetR/AcrR family transcriptional regulator — protein MKTRDKIIHASIELFNEQGERNITTNHIAAHLGISPGNLYYHFRNKEDIISAIYAEYADDLISQFERLSDTENPLDSILKYMDIVFQLISKFRFFYSNLPVLLSKNPSLKKRYSEIQREIIKKVSSMLVSLNEADMLSIKEDELDDLTCLLRITTTFWLSYLQTQHDEPKIDDAALYQGLLKIFALLSPYVTDHAREEFEKARGHYQQLEQQAAEAAVPA, from the coding sequence ATGAAAACAAGAGACAAAATCATCCACGCCAGCATTGAACTGTTCAATGAGCAAGGCGAGCGTAATATCACGACCAATCATATTGCGGCACATCTGGGTATAAGTCCCGGCAACCTTTATTATCATTTTCGTAATAAAGAGGACATTATCTCTGCCATCTACGCCGAATATGCCGATGACCTAATCTCTCAATTCGAACGCTTATCCGACACCGAGAACCCTCTGGATTCAATTCTTAAATACATGGATATTGTATTTCAGTTGATCTCTAAGTTCCGTTTCTTCTACTCAAATTTGCCTGTTCTGCTTAGCAAAAACCCGTCTCTTAAAAAGCGCTACTCGGAAATTCAGCGAGAAATCATCAAGAAAGTGTCCAGCATGTTGGTATCATTAAATGAAGCCGATATGTTAAGCATCAAGGAAGACGAGCTGGACGACTTAACCTGCTTGCTACGAATCACCACCACCTTCTGGTTGAGTTACCTGCAAACTCAGCATGATGAACCAAAAATCGACGATGCGGCCTTGTATCAGGGTCTGTTAAAGATCTTTGCCTTGTTAAGTCCATACGTGACTGACCATGCCCGCGAAGAATTTGAGAAAGCTCGCGGCCATTATCAGCAATTAGAACAACAAGCTGCAGAAGCGGCTGTACCTGCCTGA
- a CDS encoding 3-deoxy-D-manno-octulosonic acid kinase, with protein sequence MNLQTFVKQSSLNLYQQGAVTCVYHQDILVDFDPDMFSGSHWQDKNAVTGTATGRGTTYFVKHHDQNLVLRHYYRGGLVGKLIHDSYFYTSVMKTRAAQEFQLLEHLQGLQLPAPKPVGFRITRSGLSYRADILTGLIANAKDLVACLLQGPLRAEQWQEIGAVIFSFHQQGIFHHDLNCHNIMLDDQGKVWVIDFDQGKIKDPMGTWCQQNLERLLRSFRKELGRLDGFQWQESDWQALIKGYQRAKTV encoded by the coding sequence TTGAACCTGCAGACATTTGTAAAACAATCCTCATTAAATCTTTATCAACAAGGCGCAGTTACGTGTGTCTATCATCAAGACATTTTAGTGGATTTTGACCCAGATATGTTTTCAGGTAGTCATTGGCAGGATAAAAACGCAGTGACCGGAACGGCCACCGGGCGTGGTACCACTTATTTTGTAAAGCACCATGATCAAAACTTAGTATTGCGGCATTATTATCGAGGCGGTCTGGTGGGTAAGCTTATCCATGACAGTTATTTCTATACCTCGGTTATGAAAACCCGGGCGGCTCAGGAGTTTCAGCTACTCGAACATTTACAGGGGCTGCAATTACCAGCTCCTAAACCCGTAGGTTTTCGTATTACCAGAAGCGGGTTGAGTTATCGCGCCGATATCCTTACCGGATTAATTGCTAATGCCAAAGATTTGGTTGCTTGTTTGTTACAAGGCCCGTTGAGGGCTGAACAGTGGCAAGAGATTGGCGCGGTAATATTTTCCTTTCACCAGCAGGGCATTTTCCATCACGATTTAAACTGTCACAACATTATGTTGGATGATCAGGGAAAAGTATGGGTTATCGATTTTGACCAGGGCAAAATTAAAGACCCGATGGGAACCTGGTGTCAGCAGAATCTTGAAAGACTATTGCGCTCGTTTCGTAAAGAGCTTGGTCGCCTTGATGGCTTTCAATGGCAGGAAAGTGATTGGCAGGCGCTGATTAAGGGATATCAGCGCGCTAAAACCGTTTAG